In Deferribacter desulfuricans SSM1, the following are encoded in one genomic region:
- the pyrF gene encoding orotidine-5'-phosphate decarboxylase, whose translation MKPEIIVALDFSDFDDGKNIVETLDKEITFYKIGLEAYLSIGEKLIDYLVSKNKKVFLDLKFHDIPNTVKKAALAAAKKGVFMFNLHIQGGYDMIKETVAAVKSINSDVLIIGVTLLTSLDENYLNQYNINFNNSADYVLHLAKIGREAGLDGVVSSAKETPLIKKHLGEEFLTITPGIRLATNNIDDQKRVVTPKDAKKMGTDFMVIGRPITQSQDPKYTVKLIKEELNG comes from the coding sequence ATGAAACCAGAGATAATAGTTGCTCTTGATTTTTCAGATTTTGATGATGGAAAAAATATTGTAGAAACATTAGATAAAGAAATAACATTTTATAAAATTGGATTAGAAGCATATTTATCAATCGGAGAAAAACTGATTGATTATTTAGTATCAAAAAATAAAAAAGTTTTTCTTGATCTAAAATTTCACGACATTCCAAATACTGTCAAAAAAGCTGCTCTGGCCGCAGCCAAAAAAGGTGTTTTTATGTTTAACCTGCACATACAGGGTGGCTATGACATGATTAAAGAAACAGTAGCCGCTGTAAAATCTATAAATAGTGATGTTTTAATAATTGGTGTTACATTATTAACTTCTCTTGATGAAAATTATTTAAATCAATATAATATAAACTTCAATAATTCTGCTGACTATGTTTTACATTTAGCAAAAATTGGAAGAGAGGCAGGTCTTGATGGAGTGGTTTCTTCAGCAAAAGAAACACCTCTTATAAAGAAACATCTTGGTGAAGAATTTCTTACTATAACCCCAGGGATTAGGCTTGCTACTAATAATATTGATGACCAAAAAAGGGTTGTTACCCCAAAAGATGCTAAAAAGATGGGTACAGATTTTATGGTAATTGGCAGACCAATAACTCAATCACAAGATCCAAAATACACAGTAAAACTGATTAAGGAGGAGCTTAATGGATAA
- the nifJ gene encoding pyruvate:ferredoxin (flavodoxin) oxidoreductase has product MSQRKYVNVDGNTAAAYVAHATNEVIAIYPITPSSVMGELADEMSAKGQKNIWGTVPKVIEMQSEGGAAGACHGSLSAGALTTTFTASQGLLLMIPNMYKIAGELTPTVFHVSARAVATHALSIFGDHSDVMACRQTGWALLASNNPQEVMDFALIAQASTLESRVPFLHFFDGFRTSHEIQKIEQLSHDDMRVMIDDELVRKHKERALNPEKPVIKGTSQNPDVFFQSREAVNKYYEKVPEIVQKQMDKFFELTGRRYNLVDYVGAPDAEKVIVIMGSGADVTHETVEYLNSQGEKVGVIKIRLYRPFPLEAFINALPKTVKKIAVLDRTKEPGSLGEPLYLDVRTAIGEAMQKKMVNFDRYPVIVGGRYGLGSKDFTPAMVKAVFDNLDKDEPINGFSVGIKDDVTFKSLDYDPNWLTPQDDVFNGMFYGLGSDGTVGANKNSAKIIGELTDNFVQAYFVYDSKKSGSMTVSHVRFGKKPIRSSYLIQEADFVACHNFSFLEQYEILKPLKKGGIFLLNSIYTKDEVWDKLPKEVQEQIIEKEAKFYVINANKIAEEIGLGGRVNVILQTAFFKISNVIPFDKAVDAIKDAIKKTYGKYGDEVVNMNIKAVEAGMNEVYEVNYPKQITSNTKMHKYIDNPDAPEIVRKAISKMIAMEGDDVPVSWLPDDGTYPTGTSKYEKRNIALNVPEWDPEVCIQCGICSFVCPHATIRMKVYDPKYLENAPETFKAVDAKGKEFAGMKFTIQVSVEDCTGCGACVYNCPAKSKTDPTKKAINMVPQPPIREQESKNWEFFLTIPDLDYSKYNKATLKGSQLAPHLFEFSGACAGCGETPYVRLVTHLFGDRAIIANATGCSSIYGGNLPTTPYTKRADGRGPAWSNSLFEDNAEFGLGMSLAVEKFKQQATELLTELKDKVGADLAEEILNADQSDQVGVEKQRERVAKLKEILKGLDDDKAKLLYDVADYLIKKSVWIIGGDGWAYDIGYGGLDHVLAQKNNVNILVLDTEVYSNTGGQSSKATNIGAFAKFAFSGKENPKKDLGMMAMSYGHVYVAQVSLSNPAQCIKAFVEAESYDGPSIIIANCHCIAHGIDMSKGVEHQRLAVQSGYWLLYRFDPRLTEQGKNPLQLDTKELKKSVSEFLKAENRFRAVAKMFPERAKMLAEFLDETIKRRFSIYKQLSTKMECSEEN; this is encoded by the coding sequence ATGTCTCAAAGAAAATACGTAAACGTAGATGGTAATACTGCAGCCGCTTACGTGGCTCACGCAACAAACGAGGTAATAGCAATTTATCCAATTACACCTTCCTCAGTTATGGGTGAATTGGCCGATGAAATGAGCGCAAAAGGACAAAAGAATATATGGGGTACTGTACCTAAAGTAATAGAAATGCAATCAGAAGGTGGTGCAGCAGGTGCATGCCACGGTTCACTTTCAGCTGGTGCTTTGACCACAACATTTACCGCATCTCAGGGTCTTCTATTAATGATCCCAAATATGTATAAAATTGCCGGAGAGCTAACTCCGACAGTTTTCCATGTAAGTGCAAGGGCTGTTGCTACACATGCATTATCAATTTTTGGTGATCATTCAGACGTAATGGCATGTAGACAAACTGGCTGGGCATTACTTGCATCTAACAATCCACAAGAAGTAATGGATTTTGCTTTAATTGCACAGGCTTCTACTTTGGAATCAAGAGTACCTTTCTTACATTTCTTTGATGGCTTTAGAACATCTCACGAAATTCAAAAAATAGAGCAGCTTTCTCACGATGATATGAGAGTAATGATTGATGATGAGTTAGTTAGAAAACACAAAGAAAGAGCATTGAATCCAGAAAAACCAGTTATTAAAGGGACCTCACAAAACCCAGATGTTTTCTTCCAAAGTAGAGAAGCTGTAAATAAATATTACGAAAAAGTGCCTGAAATTGTTCAAAAACAGATGGACAAATTTTTTGAGCTTACAGGAAGAAGATACAATCTTGTAGATTATGTTGGCGCTCCTGATGCAGAAAAAGTTATTGTAATTATGGGTTCTGGCGCTGATGTAACACACGAAACAGTCGAATATTTAAACTCTCAAGGGGAAAAAGTAGGCGTAATAAAAATAAGGCTTTATAGACCATTCCCTCTTGAAGCTTTTATAAATGCACTTCCAAAAACTGTTAAGAAGATAGCTGTTCTTGATAGGACAAAAGAGCCAGGTTCTCTTGGCGAACCACTTTATTTAGATGTTAGAACTGCAATTGGCGAAGCAATGCAGAAAAAGATGGTTAACTTCGATAGATACCCTGTAATCGTTGGAGGAAGATACGGCTTAGGTTCAAAAGACTTCACACCTGCTATGGTTAAGGCAGTATTTGACAATCTCGATAAAGATGAACCAATCAACGGTTTCTCTGTTGGTATCAAAGATGATGTTACCTTTAAAAGTCTTGATTATGATCCAAATTGGCTTACACCTCAGGATGATGTTTTCAACGGTATGTTTTATGGCCTAGGCTCAGATGGTACAGTTGGAGCAAACAAAAACTCTGCAAAAATTATTGGTGAATTGACAGATAACTTTGTTCAGGCTTACTTTGTGTATGACTCTAAGAAATCTGGTTCAATGACTGTTTCCCATGTAAGATTCGGTAAAAAACCAATTAGAAGTTCTTACCTAATACAAGAAGCTGACTTTGTTGCATGTCACAATTTCTCATTCTTAGAGCAGTATGAAATTTTAAAACCACTCAAAAAGGGTGGAATATTCTTGCTCAACAGTATCTATACAAAAGATGAAGTATGGGATAAACTTCCAAAAGAGGTTCAAGAACAAATTATTGAAAAAGAAGCTAAATTTTATGTAATAAATGCAAACAAAATAGCAGAAGAAATAGGCCTTGGTGGAAGAGTAAATGTAATTCTTCAAACTGCATTCTTTAAAATATCAAATGTTATCCCATTTGATAAAGCAGTTGATGCTATTAAAGACGCTATCAAGAAAACTTATGGAAAATACGGTGATGAAGTAGTTAATATGAACATTAAAGCTGTAGAAGCTGGAATGAATGAAGTTTACGAAGTAAACTATCCAAAACAGATCACATCCAATACAAAAATGCATAAGTATATAGACAATCCAGATGCACCAGAAATAGTTAGAAAAGCTATTAGCAAAATGATTGCGATGGAAGGGGATGATGTACCTGTTTCATGGCTTCCAGATGATGGAACTTATCCAACAGGCACATCAAAATATGAAAAGAGAAATATTGCTCTAAATGTTCCTGAATGGGATCCAGAGGTTTGTATTCAGTGTGGTATCTGCTCATTTGTATGTCCGCACGCTACAATTAGGATGAAGGTTTATGATCCAAAATATTTAGAAAATGCACCAGAAACATTTAAAGCAGTAGATGCAAAAGGCAAAGAGTTTGCAGGTATGAAATTTACTATCCAGGTATCAGTTGAAGATTGTACAGGTTGTGGTGCTTGCGTTTACAACTGTCCTGCTAAAAGTAAAACTGATCCAACTAAAAAAGCAATCAATATGGTTCCTCAACCACCTATTAGAGAACAAGAAAGTAAAAATTGGGAATTTTTCTTAACAATCCCTGATTTAGATTACTCAAAATACAATAAAGCCACATTAAAAGGTAGTCAGCTTGCTCCACATCTGTTTGAATTTTCTGGAGCCTGTGCTGGTTGTGGTGAAACACCATATGTAAGACTTGTTACACATCTTTTTGGAGATAGAGCAATTATTGCCAATGCTACAGGTTGTTCATCAATCTATGGTGGTAACCTCCCAACAACACCTTACACAAAAAGAGCTGATGGCAGAGGCCCAGCTTGGTCAAATTCACTTTTTGAAGATAATGCAGAATTTGGTCTTGGAATGAGTTTGGCTGTAGAAAAATTTAAACAACAAGCTACTGAGTTATTAACCGAATTAAAAGATAAAGTTGGAGCAGATTTAGCTGAAGAAATCCTTAATGCAGATCAATCTGACCAAGTTGGAGTTGAAAAACAGAGAGAAAGAGTTGCTAAACTTAAAGAAATACTCAAAGGGCTTGATGATGATAAAGCTAAATTACTTTATGATGTTGCTGATTATCTAATCAAAAAATCTGTATGGATTATTGGTGGAGATGGGTGGGCTTATGACATAGGTTATGGTGGCTTAGACCATGTGTTAGCTCAAAAAAATAACGTAAACATCCTTGTCCTTGATACAGAGGTTTACTCAAACACTGGTGGACAGTCATCAAAAGCTACTAACATCGGTGCATTTGCTAAATTTGCATTTAGTGGTAAAGAAAACCCTAAAAAAGATCTTGGTATGATGGCTATGAGTTATGGCCATGTTTATGTTGCTCAGGTATCACTTTCTAATCCTGCACAGTGTATAAAAGCTTTTGTTGAAGCAGAAAGCTATGATGGTCCATCTATCATTATAGCAAATTGCCACTGTATAGCTCACGGTATTGATATGAGTAAAGGGGTTGAGCATCAAAGGTTAGCAGTTCAATCTGGATACTGGCTACTTTATAGATTTGACCCAAGACTTACAGAACAGGGTAAAAATCCACTTCAACTTGATACAAAAGAGTTGAAAAAATCTGTTTCTGAATTCCTAAAAGCTGAAAACAGATTTAGAGCTGTTGCTAAGATGTTCCCAGAAAGGGCAAAAATGCTTGCCGAATTTCTTGACGAAACCATTAAAAGAAGATTTAGCATTTACAAACAATTATCAACAAAGATGGAGTGTTCTGAAGAAAATTAA
- a CDS encoding AMP-binding protein has product MKDFSFIEQTIGDYLKYIAKEYSDNEAVVYPFRNLRMTYRELDEYTDKLAYALLKLGVKKGDHVAIWANNIPEWIYLLFATAKIGAVLVTVNTLYRERELEYLLKQSDSKFLFLVEKYKTLNYVETLYNIYPELKESKKSDKFPLLEKVIIFDERQFDGIMKFSDLVKMGDDIDYKKLNEVMNSLHFDDVINMQYTSGTTGFPKGVMLTHYNILNNAYAIGHVMNFTDKDRLCIPVPFFHCFGLVLSILVCLTHGATMVPVENFNPIEVLKTVEKERCTALHGVPTMFISELQVLEHEKFDISSLRTGIMAGSPCPVEVMRKVMEVMNMSEITIVYGQTEASPGITQTRVDDDIEKRVATVGKELPGVEVKIVDPTTGKECPPNVAGELCARGYNVMKGYYKMEEATKKAIDEDGWLHTGDLALKTEDGYYVITGRIKDMIIRGGENIYPKEIEDFLYTYDAIEDVQIVGVPDKKYGEEVMAFIKLKPKYRGKVTPDDIRAFCKGKIADYKIPKYIEFVDEYPMTASGKIQKYKLREMAIDKLNLEPVLNK; this is encoded by the coding sequence ATGAAAGATTTTAGTTTTATTGAACAAACGATTGGTGATTATTTAAAATATATAGCAAAAGAGTATTCAGATAATGAAGCAGTAGTTTATCCATTTAGAAATTTAAGGATGACTTATAGAGAACTTGATGAATATACAGATAAATTAGCTTATGCTTTATTAAAGTTAGGTGTTAAAAAGGGGGATCATGTAGCAATCTGGGCTAATAATATTCCAGAGTGGATTTACCTTTTATTTGCTACAGCTAAAATTGGAGCAGTCCTTGTAACAGTTAATACTCTTTATCGAGAAAGAGAGTTGGAATATTTGTTGAAACAATCGGACAGTAAATTTTTGTTTTTGGTGGAAAAATATAAAACGTTAAATTATGTTGAGACTCTTTATAACATTTATCCAGAACTTAAAGAGTCTAAAAAATCAGATAAATTCCCTTTGTTGGAAAAGGTAATCATATTTGATGAGAGACAATTTGATGGTATAATGAAATTTTCTGATTTGGTTAAAATGGGAGATGATATTGATTATAAAAAGTTAAATGAAGTTATGAATTCTTTGCACTTTGATGATGTTATCAATATGCAGTACACATCAGGAACTACTGGTTTCCCAAAGGGTGTAATGCTTACGCATTATAATATTTTAAACAATGCTTATGCTATAGGCCATGTAATGAATTTTACAGATAAAGATAGATTATGTATTCCAGTGCCTTTTTTCCACTGTTTTGGATTGGTTTTAAGTATTCTAGTATGTTTGACACATGGTGCAACAATGGTGCCGGTTGAAAATTTTAATCCGATAGAGGTTTTAAAAACTGTGGAAAAAGAAAGATGTACAGCATTGCACGGTGTCCCTACAATGTTTATTTCTGAGCTTCAAGTTTTAGAGCACGAAAAATTTGATATATCTTCACTTCGTACAGGTATAATGGCTGGATCACCATGCCCTGTAGAGGTCATGAGGAAAGTGATGGAAGTTATGAATATGAGTGAAATAACGATTGTTTATGGACAGACAGAAGCTTCTCCAGGAATAACACAAACGAGAGTTGATGATGATATTGAAAAGCGGGTTGCAACGGTTGGTAAAGAGCTTCCGGGAGTGGAAGTAAAAATTGTAGACCCAACGACAGGCAAAGAGTGTCCACCTAATGTTGCTGGTGAGCTGTGTGCTAGAGGATATAATGTGATGAAAGGGTATTATAAAATGGAAGAAGCCACCAAAAAAGCTATAGATGAAGATGGTTGGTTACACACAGGTGATTTAGCTCTAAAAACTGAAGATGGTTATTATGTGATTACTGGAAGAATAAAAGATATGATAATAAGGGGTGGGGAAAATATTTATCCTAAAGAGATAGAAGATTTTCTTTATACTTATGATGCTATTGAAGATGTGCAGATTGTAGGTGTTCCTGATAAAAAATATGGTGAAGAAGTTATGGCTTTTATAAAATTGAAACCGAAATACAGAGGTAAAGTAACTCCTGATGATATTAGAGCATTTTGCAAAGGTAAAATTGCTGATTATAAAATACCAAAATATATAGAGTTTGTTGATGAATATCCTATGACAGCAAGTGGTAAGATTCAAAAATATAAATTACGTGAGATGGCGATAGATAAACTAAATTTAGAACCAGTGCTGAATAAATAG
- a CDS encoding TrkH family potassium uptake protein: MKKIKLSPWTYLILTFLILIFVGSILLKLKGTYNGNLSYIDALFTSTSAVCVTGLIVTNTSNFTLFGQSIILLLIQLGALGIMTLSSSLYIFLRGELGLDQRIMVAKITDVFALHEVENILVYIIKYTFIIELIGAILLSVGFLLQGFHLSSAVYYGIFHSISAFCNAGFSTFDDSLINSNAIVKITTMCLIILGGIGYYVIYDLQKSFQKKVRLKLHTKVVLMTTFLLIIVGFLVFSIIEKEMGIVDGFFQSVTARTAGFNSVDLGQLHNISKFMLIILMIIGASPGSTGGGVKTTTFFIAFVSILRVIKGENKIIIFKRQIPYQTILRAFALIFLYLAVDVVSTLILLYFYNYDFLEMLFEVTSALSTVGLSLGITTKLTMAGKIVIICCMFLGRVGPAALVMAMLGKEKRTFVQYPEEKVVLG, translated from the coding sequence ATGAAAAAAATAAAATTAAGTCCTTGGACTTATCTTATTTTGACTTTTTTGATATTAATTTTTGTTGGTTCAATACTTTTAAAATTAAAAGGGACTTATAATGGTAATTTAAGCTACATAGATGCATTGTTTACTTCTACTTCGGCAGTATGTGTAACAGGTTTAATTGTAACAAATACGTCTAATTTTACTCTATTTGGACAATCTATTATTTTACTATTAATTCAATTAGGAGCTCTTGGGATAATGACATTGAGCTCATCTTTATATATTTTTCTCCGTGGCGAACTAGGGCTTGATCAAAGGATAATGGTTGCAAAAATAACAGATGTTTTTGCACTTCATGAAGTTGAAAATATTTTAGTGTATATAATCAAGTACACATTTATCATAGAGTTGATAGGAGCAATCTTGTTAAGTGTTGGTTTTTTATTGCAGGGGTTTCATTTATCAAGTGCTGTTTATTATGGGATCTTTCATTCTATCTCTGCTTTTTGTAATGCTGGTTTCTCAACTTTTGATGATAGTCTAATTAATTCTAATGCTATAGTTAAAATTACAACAATGTGTCTGATTATATTAGGAGGTATAGGTTATTACGTTATATATGATCTACAAAAAAGTTTTCAAAAAAAAGTAAGACTGAAGTTGCATACTAAAGTTGTATTAATGACAACATTTTTATTAATAATAGTTGGTTTTTTAGTTTTTAGTATAATAGAAAAAGAGATGGGAATTGTGGATGGTTTTTTTCAATCAGTTACTGCAAGAACAGCTGGGTTTAATTCTGTTGATTTAGGTCAGTTGCATAATATTAGTAAGTTTATGTTGATTATTTTAATGATAATTGGAGCTTCACCTGGTTCAACTGGTGGTGGTGTGAAAACAACAACTTTTTTCATTGCGTTTGTATCAATTTTGCGTGTTATAAAAGGGGAGAATAAAATAATAATTTTTAAAAGACAGATACCTTATCAAACGATTCTTAGAGCGTTTGCATTAATTTTTCTTTATTTGGCTGTTGATGTTGTTTCAACATTGATTTTATTGTATTTTTACAATTACGATTTTTTAGAGATGTTATTTGAGGTAACATCTGCACTTAGTACTGTTGGTTTAAGTTTAGGTATAACAACAAAGTTAACTATGGCAGGGAAGATCGTTATAATTTGTTGTATGTTTTTGGGAAGAGTTGGGCCTGCAGCTCTTGTAATGGCTATGTTGGGGAAAGAAAAGAGAACTTTTGTACAATATCCAGAAGAAAAGGTAGTGTTGGGGTGA
- a CDS encoding potassium channel family protein, whose amino-acid sequence MFEKAKDVLVIGLGIFGYELAVKLAKEGLNVLAVDKNTKIINQIKDEVTDALVADAANEDALKELSVDKFDKIILGLSSNFESLILCITYLRKLGAKNIIAKASTNIQKEILLKIGADEVILPEKEIATKLAEKIARPNILDFFELGDETAVATIKVPEKFYNKSLAEIDLRRKHNITAIILIRDGRAKLIKDASLKLEKGDELVVAGEEDSIKKVFSK is encoded by the coding sequence ATGTTTGAAAAAGCAAAGGATGTTTTGGTTATTGGTTTAGGTATTTTTGGTTATGAGTTAGCTGTTAAATTGGCCAAAGAGGGTTTAAATGTATTAGCTGTTGATAAAAACACTAAAATTATTAATCAAATCAAGGATGAAGTTACAGATGCCCTTGTTGCTGATGCTGCAAATGAAGATGCCTTAAAAGAGTTATCGGTGGATAAGTTTGATAAAATAATTTTGGGTCTAAGTAGCAATTTTGAGAGTTTAATATTGTGTATTACTTATTTAAGAAAATTGGGAGCAAAAAATATTATAGCAAAAGCAAGCACAAATATACAAAAGGAGATTTTACTCAAAATTGGTGCAGATGAGGTTATTTTACCAGAAAAAGAGATTGCCACAAAGCTTGCAGAAAAGATTGCAAGACCGAATATATTGGACTTTTTTGAATTAGGTGATGAAACGGCTGTGGCTACAATAAAAGTACCCGAAAAATTTTATAATAAAAGTTTAGCAGAGATTGATTTGAGAAGGAAACATAATATTACAGCAATTATTTTAATTAGAGATGGTAGAGCTAAACTTATAAAAGATGCCTCTTTAAAATTGGAAAAAGGTGATGAATTAGTTGTTGCAGGTGAAGAAGATTCAATAAAAAAGGTTTTTTCAAAATAA
- a CDS encoding FprA family A-type flavoprotein codes for MGAVKIKDNIYWVGVFDPELEIFDIVIPTEHGTTYNSYLVIGEKKKALIEANKKNFTEEYIKTIEEVCPVSEIDYIILNHNEPDHSGALPAIVERNPNIEVIYSKTAKSFVDNIINKEYNGRAVTDGDSIDLGGKTLTFYHTPFLHWPDTMFTYLIEDHILFPCDFLGAHYCDYNLFNDKLENKEEAKAAFRFYYSMIMRPYKEHILKAFKKIEGIQIDMVCPSHGPVLREDIDYYLNFYKEQADRYYLNNPYTQITIVYGTAYGNTKMLADKIKEGIEETSVKVKMFDAATDNMNDIIDEIEISHGLLIGSPTLNAKAAKPIFTLFANLVVLNVANRKAGAFGSYGWSGEGIKMTEDVLKTMRMKLPLPAFKVKMTPSEEELEKAKEWGREFALKVLEGN; via the coding sequence ATGGGTGCAGTAAAAATAAAAGATAATATCTACTGGGTAGGTGTTTTTGATCCAGAACTTGAAATATTTGACATAGTGATCCCAACAGAACATGGAACTACTTATAATAGCTACTTAGTAATAGGTGAAAAGAAAAAAGCCTTAATAGAAGCTAACAAGAAAAATTTTACTGAAGAATATATAAAGACCATAGAAGAAGTTTGCCCAGTTAGTGAAATAGATTACATTATTTTAAACCATAACGAGCCTGATCACTCAGGTGCTTTACCAGCAATTGTCGAAAGAAACCCTAATATCGAGGTAATCTATTCAAAAACTGCTAAGTCCTTTGTAGATAATATAATAAATAAAGAATATAATGGTAGAGCTGTAACTGACGGTGATTCTATAGATCTTGGCGGTAAAACATTAACATTTTATCACACACCTTTCTTACACTGGCCAGATACCATGTTTACCTATCTTATAGAAGACCATATCCTGTTTCCATGTGATTTCCTTGGTGCTCATTACTGCGATTATAATCTTTTTAATGATAAATTAGAAAATAAAGAAGAAGCAAAAGCTGCTTTTAGATTCTACTATAGCATGATAATGAGACCATACAAAGAGCATATTTTAAAGGCATTTAAAAAAATTGAAGGGATTCAAATAGATATGGTTTGCCCTTCTCATGGACCTGTTTTAAGAGAAGATATTGACTATTATCTAAATTTCTATAAAGAACAGGCAGATAGATATTACCTAAACAACCCTTATACACAAATTACCATTGTTTATGGCACCGCTTATGGTAATACAAAAATGCTAGCTGACAAAATAAAAGAAGGGATTGAGGAAACCAGTGTAAAAGTAAAAATGTTTGATGCAGCTACTGATAATATGAACGATATCATTGATGAAATTGAAATTTCTCACGGATTATTAATCGGCTCACCAACATTAAATGCAAAAGCTGCAAAACCTATATTTACACTCTTTGCTAATCTCGTTGTATTAAATGTTGCTAACAGAAAAGCTGGAGCATTTGGTTCTTATGGTTGGAGTGGTGAAGGTATAAAAATGACTGAAGATGTTTTAAAAACAATGAGGATGAAACTACCACTACCTGCTTTTAAGGTTAAAATGACTCCATCAGAAGAAGAGTTAGAAAAAGCAAAAGAATGGGGTCGAGAATTTGCATTAAAAGTTTTAGAAGGTAACTAA
- the rd gene encoding rubredoxin, with translation MKYVCTICGWIYDPEIGDPDNGVEPGTAFEDIPEDWVCPECGASKEAFEPQD, from the coding sequence ATGAAATACGTTTGTACAATATGCGGTTGGATTTATGATCCAGAAATTGGTGATCCTGATAATGGAGTAGAGCCAGGTACTGCATTTGAAGATATACCAGAAGATTGGGTATGTCCAGAGTGTGGAGCTAGCAAAGAGGCTTTTGAGCCACAAGATTAA